A section of the Mangifera indica cultivar Alphonso chromosome 12, CATAS_Mindica_2.1, whole genome shotgun sequence genome encodes:
- the LOC123192090 gene encoding TIR-only protein-like, whose translation MQRYSSSSSAMNLCRKILNPRNQIQPIRRPCDVFINHRGIDTKRTISGLLYDHLLRLRLNPFLDSKNMKPGDRLFDKIDTAIRHCKVGVAVFSPRYCESYFCLHELAHIMESRKKVIPIFCDVKPSQLQVKDNGTCSKKELQRFTWAVEEAKYTVGLTFDSLKGDWSEFLKTTTDAVIKNLIEEDEENGNKGRLCIVQDS comes from the exons ATGCAGCGttattcctcttcttcttcagcCATGAATTTATGCCGTAAAATCCTCAACCCTAGAAATCAAATCCAACCCATTAGACGACCGTGTGATGTTTTCATTAACCATAGAGGAATTGATACAAAGAGGACCATTTCTGGGTTGCTTTATGACCATCTTTTGAGGCTGAGGCTCAACCCTTTTTTGGATAGCAAAAATATGAAGCCTGGTGATCGGTTGTTCGACAAGATCGACACTGCAATCAGGCACTGTAAGGTAGGAGTTGCTGTGTTTTCACCCCGCTATTGCGAGTCTTACTTTTGCCTCCATGAACTTGCCCATATCATGGAATCGAGGAAGAAAGTTATACCTATTTTTTGTGATGTGAAGCCGTCTCAGCTTCAAGTTAAAGACAATGGAACATGTTCAAAAAAAGAGTTGCAAAGATTTACATGGGCTGTGGAGGAAGCAAAATACACCGTGGGACTTACATTTGATTCATTAAAAGG GGACTGGTCAGAGTTCTTAAAAACAACAACGGATGCAGTGATCAAGAACTTGATTGAGGAGGATGAAGAAAATGGAAACAAGGGAAGGCTTTGCATTGTGCAGGATTCTTAA